GCGCTCCGCCACCGAGAGGTAGATCGCAAAACCCTCCTCGTCCTCGCGGCCCGCCTTCTTCAGCGCGTCCTTCAACTCCCCGAGATGCAGCCACGCGTCGTCCTCGCTGTAGGCGCCCGCGGCGACCCAGCCGTCGCACAGAGCGGCCGTCCGCCGCAACGCCACCGGCGAATGGCCCCCGCCGATGATCGGGATCGGCGCACTCGGCGCCGGCAGCATCTGGCACAGCGGCACGTCGTAGTACTCACCGTGGAACTCCACCCAGCCCTCGTGCCACAGGGCGCGGAGCGCGACGATCATCTCGTCGAGCCGCTTGCCGCGGGTGGTGAAGTCCTGGCCGGTCTGGTCGAACTCCTCCTTGCACCAGCCGACGCCCACA
The nucleotide sequence above comes from Acidimicrobiales bacterium. Encoded proteins:
- a CDS encoding TIGR03619 family F420-dependent LLM class oxidoreductase; translation: MSEQPGRLRFHQAVSFLPTRQAVPLARASDELGYAGMYVSDHLFNPKELASRYTYSDRPDGHPGWEAETPWPDPMTLIAGMATVAENLLFTTGVYIAPARDLITVAKSVATAAVVSDDRVRLGVGVGWCKEEFDQTGQDFTTRGKRLDEMIVALRALWHEGWVEFHGEYYDVPLCQMLPAPSAPIPIIGGGHSPVALRRTAALCDGWVAAGAYSEDDAWLHLGELKDALKKAGREDEEGFAIYLSVAER